A region of Oligoflexus sp. DNA encodes the following proteins:
- a CDS encoding sensor histidine kinase — MALMNAREEIEKKWAAAVKQQISSATRLDDPILFNYFPRLLERIAETLDPDSQREDPLKGNTAAQEHGGERARLTNFNISQIATEFYLLKETIHSVLESKVSVTQKEWLIVDRSIDLSLRESITSFALAETYIREQFIAMLAHDIRGPVAFIRMATSLLMEGVEPNVASDLYQRMADAAENAATLIDNILDASVIKASRRIKLGIQHCRIHEIIHKTIRNYQQDIRLEGPDLEGYWCPHGLKRILHNLLDNAIKYGDSTQPILIKTEQEHGALALSIHNRGQPIPIEEQENIFQPFHRSQQAEEQNVKGWGFGLPIVRGIVEAHGGTIEVDSTEALGTTISFTLPLDARPFQNALTLE, encoded by the coding sequence ATGGCTCTCATGAATGCCCGGGAGGAAATTGAAAAGAAGTGGGCCGCCGCCGTGAAACAGCAGATCAGTTCTGCGACCCGCCTTGACGACCCCATACTCTTCAACTACTTTCCCCGCCTCCTGGAACGGATCGCCGAAACTCTGGATCCGGATTCCCAACGCGAGGATCCTCTGAAAGGCAACACGGCAGCCCAGGAGCACGGCGGAGAACGGGCGCGACTGACCAATTTCAATATTTCCCAGATCGCCACGGAATTCTATCTGCTGAAAGAGACCATTCATTCCGTTTTGGAATCCAAAGTCTCTGTGACGCAAAAGGAATGGCTCATCGTAGATCGCTCGATTGATCTGTCGCTGCGGGAATCCATCACCTCATTTGCATTGGCCGAGACTTATATTCGTGAGCAGTTCATCGCCATGCTGGCTCATGATATTCGTGGACCTGTGGCCTTTATCCGAATGGCGACGAGTCTTCTGATGGAAGGGGTCGAGCCGAACGTGGCGAGCGACCTTTATCAAAGGATGGCCGATGCCGCGGAGAATGCTGCGACCCTGATCGACAATATACTGGATGCCAGCGTAATCAAGGCCTCGCGTCGCATCAAGCTCGGCATTCAGCACTGCCGCATTCACGAGATCATTCATAAGACGATCCGCAACTATCAGCAGGACATCAGGCTGGAAGGCCCCGATCTCGAAGGCTATTGGTGTCCGCATGGACTGAAGCGGATCCTTCATAACCTTCTTGATAATGCGATCAAGTATGGCGACAGCACCCAGCCCATTCTGATTAAGACCGAGCAAGAACATGGAGCCCTGGCCCTTTCCATTCATAATAGAGGTCAGCCCATTCCCATTGAAGAGCAGGAAAACATTTTTCAGCCCTTTCATCGGTCGCAGCAAGCCGAGGAGCAGAACGTCAAAGGCTGGGGCTTCGGTTTGCCGATTGTCCGTGGGATAGTCGAAGCTCATGGTGGCACGATCGAGGTGGACAGCACCGAAGCGTTGGGGACGACGATATCTTTTACCTTGCCTTTGGATGCCCGGCCCTTTCAAAATGCCCTGACCCTGGAATGA
- a CDS encoding SRPBCC family protein has product MKINPELDLVLERFTDVKPEIVWKAWTRPEHLKRWFVPAPWSIAEVEVDLRPGGIFRTVMQSPDGQQFPNLGCFLEIVENKKLVWTDLLLPGFRPAQAVQSGADLPFTAIVLLEPHGKGTRYQAICMHQDAAGRKRHEEMGFHEGWGKCFDQLVALAPEIG; this is encoded by the coding sequence ATGAAGATCAACCCGGAACTCGACCTCGTGCTGGAGCGTTTCACCGATGTGAAGCCTGAAATCGTCTGGAAAGCCTGGACCCGTCCGGAGCATCTGAAGCGCTGGTTTGTACCGGCACCGTGGTCCATTGCCGAGGTTGAAGTCGACCTGCGTCCCGGGGGAATTTTTCGGACGGTCATGCAATCACCGGATGGTCAGCAGTTTCCGAATCTCGGTTGCTTCCTGGAAATCGTGGAAAACAAGAAGCTGGTCTGGACGGATCTCCTCTTGCCTGGCTTTCGCCCGGCTCAGGCCGTTCAGTCAGGAGCAGACCTGCCGTTCACGGCCATAGTTCTGCTCGAACCGCACGGCAAGGGCACACGCTACCAGGCCATCTGCATGCATCAGGATGCGGCTGGCCGCAAGCGTCATGAGGAAATGGGCTTTCATGAAGGCTGGGGCAAATGCTTCGATCAGCTGGTGGCGCTCGCACCGGAGATCGGATAA
- a CDS encoding DUF6151 family protein yields the protein MRDHISLQCRCGTVQGKLSGLSQAKGRRIVCLCVDCQAFAHYLGRADDVLTPDGGTDIYPAYPTQISFLRGTEHLKCLRLSPKGLYRWYADCCKTPVANCPRSSKVPYVGVIHSIIHPAAEGATLDAALGPPQARIMGKYGIRPLQPGTYNTAYPGVIVMALRLMALGWIKRQQHPSPFYDSTGNSRVTPYILALDERNELRKVCGPR from the coding sequence ATGCGGGATCACATTTCGCTTCAATGCCGCTGCGGAACTGTTCAGGGAAAATTGAGCGGCCTTTCCCAGGCCAAAGGCCGACGGATCGTTTGCCTTTGCGTTGATTGCCAGGCTTTTGCGCATTATCTTGGACGCGCGGACGATGTTCTGACGCCGGATGGTGGGACTGATATCTATCCCGCCTATCCCACGCAGATCAGCTTCCTCCGGGGTACTGAGCACCTAAAATGCCTGCGCCTTTCGCCCAAGGGACTTTATCGCTGGTATGCCGACTGCTGCAAGACGCCTGTCGCGAATTGCCCGAGAAGCTCCAAGGTGCCTTATGTCGGCGTCATTCACAGTATTATCCATCCTGCAGCGGAAGGCGCGACTCTGGATGCCGCACTTGGTCCCCCGCAGGCGCGTATCATGGGAAAATACGGCATTCGTCCGCTTCAGCCGGGCACCTATAATACGGCATATCCTGGCGTCATCGTCATGGCCTTGCGTCTGATGGCATTAGGGTGGATCAAGAGACAGCAGCATCCTTCGCCTTTTTATGATTCCACGGGTAACTCACGGGTGACTCCCTATATTCTGGCGCTTGATGAACGGAACGAATTGCGAAAGGTCTGTGGTCCTCGTTAA